A part of Leishmania infantum JPCM5 genome chromosome 13 genomic DNA contains:
- a CDS encoding putative chaperonin TCP20 has translation MSSLAYINPGGKQARKASALDINMIAARGLQEVLKTNLGPRGTMKMLVSGAGMIKITKDGNTLLGEMQIQHPTAALIARAATAIDDITGDGSTSVVLTIGEMMRQSERYIQEGMHPRTITEGFHIARDEALKFLEGNIIEIPNEERREYLTNVARTALTTKVNAGLSEKLAEAVVDAVYAIAEHGKEVDLHMVEVMHMRHRLSSDTRFVNGIVLDHGGRNSDMPKYLENAYILTCNVSLEYERSELTTGFYYKDPAEKARMVEAERKMTDDRVRQIIELKRRVCTKENGRTFVVINQKGIDPISLEMLAKENILALRRAKRRNMERLVLACGGEAVNATDNLTPDVLGEAGLIQEYTLGDDKYTFVENASKGKSCTLLVKGPNDHTIAQIKDAVRDGLRAVKNAFEALVVVAGAGAFEVALHDHLMKFADNVSGKQKIGIRAYADAMLVTPKTLAENSGLDVQECLITLQEASRTARKGGKWAGLRIENGDVIDPIAAGILDNVIVKRSLLECTGDIVAQLLLVDEIMKAGRRGAGGQ, from the coding sequence ATGTCGAGCCTGGCTTACATCAACCCTGGCGGCAAACAGGCCCGCAAGGCGAGCGCTCTGGATATCAACATGATTGCCGCGCGAGGGCTGCAGGAAGTTTTGAAAACTAACCTTGGGCCTCGTGGCACAATGAAGATGCTGGTCTCTGGTGCTGGCATGATTAAAATCACCAAAGATGGTAACACTTTGCTTGGCGAAATGCAAATTCAACATCCGACCGCGGCGCTTATCGCTCGCGCAGCGACTGCGATCGACGACATTACAGGTGACGGGAGTACGAGTGTGGTCCTTACGATTGGCGAGATGATGCGGCAGTCGGAGCGCTACATTCAGGAAGGTATGCACCCGCGCACAATCACGGAGGGCTTTCACATCGCCCGCGACGAGGCTCTCAAGTTTTTGGAAGGGAATATTATTGAAATACCTAACGAGGAACGGCGCGAGTATCTAACCAACGTGGCGCGGACTGCGTTGACAACGAAAGTGAATGCCGGGCTATCGGAGAAGCTCGCAGAGGCTGTTGTGGACGCTGTATACGCTATCGCCGAGCACGGAAAGGAGGTGGATCTGCACATGGTGGAGGTGATGCACATGCGCCACCGTCTCAGCTCGGACACGCGCTTTGTGAATGGTATTGTGCTTGATCATGGTGGTCGTAACAGCGACATGCCCAAGTATCTTGAGAACGCTTATATTCTCACCTGCAATGTGTCGCTTGAGTACGAGCGCAGTGAGCTGACCACAGGCTTCTACTACAAGGATCCTGCGGAGAAGGCACGCATGGTGGAGGCAGAGCGCAAAATGACCGACGATCGCGTGCGTCAGATCATCGAGCTGAAGAGGAGAGTGTGCACGAAGGAAAATGGTCGGACGTTCGTGGTGATTAATCAGAAGGGCATTGATCCTATTTCTCTGGAGATGCTTGCGAAGGAGAACAttcttgcgctgcgccgcgcgaaGCGTCGCAACATGGAGCGCCTGGTGCTGGCGTGCGGCGGGGAGGCAGTCAACGCCACTGATAATCTGACGCCAGACGTTCTCGGCGAGGCCGGCCTCATTCAGGAATACACGTTGGGTGATGACAAGTACACTTTTGTGGAGAACGCCTCCAAGGGTAAAAGCTGTACGCTGCTCGTGAAAGGCCCAAACGACCACACAATTGCACAAATAAAGGACGCCGTACGCGACGGATTGCGTGCTGTGAAGAACGCCTTTGAGGCTTTGGTGGTTGTTGCCGGTGCTGGTGCCTtcgaggtggcgctgcacgACCATCTGATGAAGTTTGCCGACAACGTGAGCGGGAAGCAGAAGATCGGCATCCGCGCCTACGCTGACGCCATGCTCGTCACGCCCAAGACACTGGCTGAGAACTCCGGCCTTGACGTGCAGGAGTGCCTTAtcacgctgcaggaggccaGCAGGACGGCTCGCAAAGGCGGAAAGTGGGCTGGTCTCAGAATCGAGAACGGTGACGTGATTGATCCCATCGCGGCCGGTATTCTCGACAACGTTATTGTGAAGCGGAGTCTTCTTGAGTGCACTGGCGACAtcgttgcgcagctgctcctcgtcgACGAGATCATGAAGGCtgggcgccgcggcgccggaggtCAGTAG
- a CDS encoding putative 60S ribosomal protein L44, translating into MVNYPKKKVMHCGDARCNAHKSFKVVQYKAGKARLFARGKRRYDRKQSGYGGQTKPVFHKKAKTTKKIVLKLQCSGCKSIRQVVLKRTKHFELNDKKKTGNKDPTW; encoded by the coding sequence ATGGTGAACTATCCGAAGAAGAAGGTGATGCactgcggcgacgcgcgcTGCAACGCGCACAAGTCGTTCAAGGTGGTGCAGTACAAGGCCGGCAAGGCCCGCCTTTTTGCTCGCGGTAAGCGTCGTTACGACCGCAAGCAGTCTGGTTATGGTGGTCAGACCAAGCCCGTCTTCCACAAGAAGGCCAAGACTACCAAGAAGATTGTGCTGAAACTCCAGTGCTCTGGTTGCAAGTCTATCCGCCAGGTTGTCCTCAAGCGCACGAAGCATTTTGAGCTGAACGACAAGAAGAAGACAGGCAACAAGGACCCCACCTGGTAA
- the P5CR gene encoding pyrroline-5-carboxylate reductase: MSDLKIGFLGCGSMGECIMAGMLKAKALGPENTFVCNRSASTNERLVSLYQVRSVSAVELAEQSDIIMLGVKPYGIVPVLETIKEKITPSKLVISMAAGVPTATIENHCPPKTKVVRVMPNIPSFVGEGVTSISGNSAVTLDDEAVVVKLFSAIGKAYLVAESAIHGVVGVAGSSPAYVFMFMEALSDGAVRGGIPRAQSYEMAAQAVLGAAKMLQESGKTPGALKDMVCSPGGTTIEAVRFLEKGGMRSSIIEAMIQCMEKSKEFERMYSE, from the coding sequence ATGTCGGACCTGAAGATTGGTTTCTTGGGATGTGGCAGCATGGGTGAATGCATCATGGCAGGTATGCTGAAGGCCAAGGCGTTAGGGCCAGAGAATACCTTTGTTTGCAATCGAAGCGCGTCTACAAATGAACGGCTGGTTTCCCTGTACCAGGTGAGGAGTGTGAGTGCTGTTGAGCTGGCTGAACAGTCGGATATCATCATGCTGGGCGTGAAGCCGTACGGGATTGTGCCTGTTCTGGAGACGATCAAGGAGAAGATAACACCCTCCAAGCTCGTTATATCCATGGCTGCCGGTGTACCTACAGCAACGATCGAAAACCATTGCCCTCCGAAAACAAAAGTCGTGCGGGTGATGCCGAACATTCCTTCATtcgtgggggagggagtaACATCGATCAGTGGTAACTCTGCTGTGACGCTTGATGACGAGGCGGTAGTGGTGAAGCTGTTCAGTGCGATTGGAAAGGCGTACCTTGTGGCGGAGTCGGCGATCCACGGAGTCGTCGGTGTGGCCGGGTCTTCCCCCGCGTATGTTTTCATGTTTATGGAGGCGCtgagcgacggcgctgtgcgtgGTGGTATTCCCCGAGCGCAGTCCTATGAAATGGCTGCTCAGGCCGTTCTCGGTGCGGCAAAAATGCTGCAGGAGAGCGGCAAAACACCTGGCGCTCTGAAGGACATGGTTTGCTCGCCGGGCGGGACAACCATCGAGGCCGTTCGTTTTCTGGAGAAAGGCGGGATGCGCTCATCTATTATTGAAGCGATGATTCAGTGTATGGAAAAGTCTAAGGAATTCGAGAGAATGTATAGCGAATAA
- a CDS encoding alpha tubulin, which translates to MHTDTHAHTPPSSRSAALLLLLLPPCAGRLPRVSSPHLALSLPPPLPSWRTQNMRDAHTRTPTEKKTRSSSLSFFEQTPLNRLLTPLSSFSAMREAICIHIGQAGCQVGNTCWELFCLEHGIQPDGSMPSDKCIGVEDDAFNTFFSETGAGKHVPRCIFLDLEPTVVDEVRTGTYRQLFNPEQLVSGKEDAANNYARGHYTIGKEIVDLALDRIRKLADNCTGLQGFMVFRESPFLLPLSLPLPLPLFPPLPREGNTKEKIAKDSDVYMMRHKDEINPPMPPPLPSLPPCVCVRVFFLLLSVAVVPLLFPFYVLVCLLFSPFASLFL; encoded by the coding sequence atgcacacagacacgcacgcgcacactccTCCGTCTTCACGGAGCgcggccctgctgctgctgctgctgccgccatgtGCCGGACGTCTGCCACGCGTGTCTTCCCCACACCTtgctctttccctcccccctcccctcccctcctggCGAACACAAAACATGCgcgatgcacacacgcgcacgcccaccgaaaaaaaaacgcgcaGCTCTTCGCTCTCGTTCTTCGAACAAACACCTTTAAACCGCCTTCTAacccctctttcttctttttcagCCATGCGTGAGGCTATCTGCATCCACATCGGCCAGGCCGGCTGCCAGGTCGGTAACACGTGCTGGGAGCTGTTCTGCCTTGAGCACGGCATCCAGCCTGATGGCTCCATGCCCTCTGACAAGTGCATCGGTGTTGAGGATGACGCGTTCAACACGTTCTTCTCGGAGACTGGTGCTGGCAAGCACGTTCCTCGCTGCATCTTCCTGGACCTCGAGCCTACGGTCGTGGATGAGGTGCGCACCGGCACGTACCGCCAGCTGTTCAACCCCGAGCAGCTGGTGTCCGGCAAGGAGGATGCGGCGAACAACTACGCTCGTGGCCACTACACCATCGGCAAGGAGATCGTCGACCTTGCGCTGGACCGCATTCGCAAGCTGGCGGACAACTGCACGGGTCTCCAGGGCTTTATGGTGTTCCGGGAGagccccttcctcctccccctctcccttccccttcccctcccccttttccctcccctccctcgaGAGGGAAACACCAAAGAAAAGATAGCAAAAGATAGTGATGTATACATGATGAGGCACAAAGATGAAATAAATCCTCCaatgccccctcccctcccctccctccccccgtgtgtctgtgtgcgtgtcttcttCTTGCTTTTGTCCGTTGCTGTGGTTCCTCTTTTGTTTCCATTTTATGttcttgtttgtttgctCTTCTCACCCTTCGCTTCACTATTTTTGTGA